In a single window of the Lagenorhynchus albirostris chromosome 19, mLagAlb1.1, whole genome shotgun sequence genome:
- the ACSF3 gene encoding malonate--CoA ligase ACSF3, mitochondrial isoform X5, with amino-acid sequence MFWLKKQSDALQTCEPALFASLLYFRQVPRSPRLGTCSRAEVSPVSVLRSPESPGPAAGGEGPQPAPESGGGRVGVRGDPTAENPSNFTAGPSCTPPPSVFTLVYRHLASAAATLPRVVMSLRRLAWAWPGPCWWPAPRRCRGRGALHTAPAARSDSSTLGFRRALGFGDRIALVDQHGSHTYKDLYSRSLCLSREICRLRGCADRDLREERVSLLCSNDVSFVVAQWATWMSGGIAVPLCRKHPQAQLEYFIRDSRSSVILAGPEHVELLSPVVQKLGVPLLPLPPTVYHGAAEDPGEGRLPEWDWRDRGAMIIYTSGTTGRPKGVLSTHQNIRAVVTGLVRKWAWTKDDVILHVLPLHHVHGVVNKLLCPLWVGATCVMLPEFSAQLVWEKFLSSETPRINVFMAVPTIYSKLMDYYDKHFTHPRVQDFVRAVCEEKIRLCGDPAARRRGAHCVRKPAEGRLPLRCPRGGK; translated from the exons atgTTTTGGCTTAAAAAACAGAGTGACGCTTTGCAGACATGTGAACCTGCCCTGTTTGCGTCTCTGCTCTACTTTAGACAGGTTCCTAGGAGTCCAAGGCTCGGCACGTGTTCCAGAGCAGAAGTGAGCCCAGTGTCTGTGCTCCGCTCGCCGGAATCTCCAGGCCCCGCTGCTGGCGGGGAGGGACCACAGCCAGCCCCTGAATCGGGCGGGGGTCGGGTGGGCGTTAGGGGCGACCCCACAGCCGAAAATCCGAGTAACTTCACAGCCGGCCCTTCCTGCACACCCCCGCCCTCCGTATTCACACTCGT GTACCGGCACTTGGCGTCTGCGGCTGCGACGCTGCCCCGCGTGGTGATGTCCCTCCGGCGCCtggcctgggcctggcctgggccGTGTTGGTGGCCAGCCCCCCGGAGGTGCAGAGGACGCGGCGCCCTGCACACGGCCCCGGCCGCGCGCTCCGACAGCAGCACACTGGGCTTCCGCCGCGCCCTGGGCTTCGGGGACAGGATCGCCCTCGTCGACCAGCACGGCAGCCACACGTACAAGGACCTCTACTCCCGCAGCCTCTGCCTGTCCCGGGAGATCTGCCGGCTCCGTGGGTGTGCCGACAGGGACCTCCGGGAGGAGAGGGTCTCCCTCCTGTGCAGCAATGACGTCTCCttcgtggtggcgcagtgggccACGTGGATGAGCGGCGGCATTGCCGTCCCCCTCTGCAGGAAGCACCCCCAGGCCCAGCTGGAGTATTTCATCCGGGACTCGCGCAGCTCCGTGATCCTCGCCGGCCCGGAGCACGTGGAGCTCCTGAGCCCGGTGGTCCAGAAGCTGGGGGTCCCGCTCCTGCCTCTCCCGCCCACAGTCTACCACGGGGCAGCCGAGGACCCCGGGGAGGGCCGGCTGCCAGAGTGGGACTGGAGAGACCGGGGCGCCATGATCATCTACACCAGCGGGACCACGGGGAGACCCAAGGGCGTCCTGAGCACGCATCAGAACATCCGGGCCGTG GTGACGGGGCTGGTCCGCAAATGGGCCTGGACAAAGGACGACGTGATCCTCCACGTCCTCCCGCTGCACCATGTCCACGGCGTGGTCAACAAGCTGCTCTGTCCGCTCTGGGTGGGCGCCACCTGCGTGATGCTCCCCGAGTTCAGCGCTCAGCTG gtttgGGAAAAGTTCTTAAGCTCTGAAACTCCACGGATTAATGTGTTTATGGCAGTGCCCACCATATACAGCAAGTTGATGGACTATTACGACAAACATTTTACCCACCCTCGTGTCCAGGATTTCGTGCGTGCGGTTTGTGAAGAAAAAATCAG GCTCTGTGGGGACCCCGCTGCCCGGCGTCGAGGTGCGCATTGTGTCAGAAAACCTGCAGAAGGACGGCTACCCCTACGTTGTCCACGCGGAGGGAAATGA